The following coding sequences are from one Sporomusaceae bacterium window:
- a CDS encoding MIP/aquaporin family protein, producing MTNLLGEFLGTMVLIVFGSGVVANVLLKKSKAEGAGWLTITLGWAVGVVMGVFTAIATGAPQADLNPAVTLAKTMLGVYSASHAVVTMLAELAGGFVGGIIVWLAFLPHWEVSDDKGAKLGIFCTGPAIRNYPANLLCEIIGTLALIIPIFAIFSKGVGGIAPGFGPFLVGFLVWGIGVSLGGPTGYAINPARDLGPRLAHFVLPIAGKGGSDWEYSWVPVVGPLIGGGLAYFIGKAVGLI from the coding sequence ATGACAAACCTGTTGGGTGAATTCCTCGGCACCATGGTCCTGATTGTATTTGGTTCCGGTGTTGTCGCCAACGTACTGCTGAAAAAATCCAAGGCCGAGGGCGCGGGCTGGCTGACGATAACCCTCGGCTGGGCCGTTGGCGTCGTCATGGGCGTCTTCACCGCCATCGCCACCGGCGCCCCCCAGGCCGACCTCAACCCGGCCGTCACCCTCGCCAAAACGATGCTGGGCGTCTACAGCGCCTCCCACGCCGTCGTCACCATGCTCGCCGAACTCGCCGGCGGTTTCGTGGGCGGCATCATCGTCTGGCTGGCCTTCCTGCCCCACTGGGAAGTCAGCGACGACAAAGGCGCCAAGCTGGGCATCTTCTGCACCGGCCCGGCCATCCGCAACTATCCAGCCAACTTGCTGTGCGAGATCATCGGCACACTGGCCCTCATAATCCCCATCTTCGCCATCTTTTCCAAAGGCGTCGGCGGCATCGCCCCCGGCTTCGGCCCCTTCCTGGTCGGCTTCCTCGTCTGGGGCATCGGCGTCAGCCTCGGCGGGCCGACCGGCTACGCCATCAACCCCGCCCGCGACCTCGGCCCGCGTCTTGCCCACTTCGTCCTGCCCATCGCCGGCAAGGGCGGCTCGGACTGGGAATACTCCTGGGTGCCTGTCGTCGGCCCGCTCATCGGCGGCGGCCTCGCCTACTTCATCGGCAAAGCGGTCGGCCTGATCTAG